The sequence below is a genomic window from Lentimicrobium saccharophilum.
AACGCACATCCTGACCTTCAGGCAGTGAGGGTGTATAAGCAGCGGTTCGGGTACATGGTGAATGATACCATCTGTGAATACGGCATCGTGCTGATAAACGGCGCAAGGGTGGTTACCATTAACTCCGAATCAACCGAGTTGAACGATATTCTCAAAACCATGAAGGATATCGGTGCCGAGGGGATTGAGAATATCAATTACCTTCAGGCCATAAAGAGAGTTATCGGCATGATTGACAAACCATTGGCTAACTGATAAAATTCACTGTAATGGGAAAAGAGATAGAACGCAAATTTCTGGTAAAGGGCGAGTTCAGAAATCTTGCCCACAAGAAAACCCGCATCACCCAGGGTTATCTTTGCTCGGTGCCTGAGCGCACGGTAAGGGTGCGCACCAAGGGCGATCACGGTTACATCACTATAAAAGGGATTGGCAATGAATCGGGGGCAAGCCGCTATGAGTGGGAAAAGGAAATTTCGGTGGAAGAAGTGCACGACCTGCTCAAAATCTGCGAACCGGGTGTTATTGACAAGACCCGTTATCAGGTAAAAGCCGGGCCACATACCTTTGAGGTCGATGAGTTTTACGGTGAAAATCAGGGGTTGATTGTTGCCGAAGTTGAACTCTCCAGTGAAGACGAGAATTTTGAAAAACCCGGCTGGCTGGGCGAAGAGGTAACCGGAATCACCAAATACTACAATTCCATGCTGATGAAGCATCCGTTTACAAAATGGTAAAGTAAGCACTTACAATTATGAATCAGGAAGATATGACGAAAGGCAGAAGCGAAGATCTGCTCGATATGCACAATTACCGCATCGAGAAACTTCCCAAACGGGAAAAGTCAGGCTTTGAACGCTGGCTGGCGCTTGCCGGACCTTTGCTGGCATTATCGGCCTTTATTTTATTTGCCTTTGTCATCAAGCTGCCATTTCTGCAGGATATAGATCCGGCAGGGCTGGTATCGGCCGAGGCGAAAAAAGCGTTCGAAAAGCTGGGCGCTTCCGGATTCACCCGCACGAATGAACTGATGCTGGCCATTTTCGTGGCCGGCATCATTCTCTGGATTACAGAAGCCATCCCCAACTACCTCACCTCCCTGATTATCATTGTGAGCCTGGTCCTTTCCGGCGTACTTACCGAGAAAGTGGCCTATGCCCAGCTGGGTCATCCGGTAATGTGGCTGAACATCATGTCGTTTGTGCTTGCCAGCATGCTGGTGGCAACGGGGGTTGCCAAGCGGTTTGCCCTCTGGTTTATCCTCAGGTTCGGAAAAAATGCAGGCTCCATTTTCATGAGTTTCATCGTTATCAATGTGGTGCTTTCGGCATTTATATCGGCAACAACTGCAAAAGCAGCCATACTGCTGCCCATTTTTATGGTGATTGCAGCCATCTACGGAGCCCACGGCGGCAGTAAGCGGAACAACTTCGGACGCAGCATCGTGCTTCAGAACCTGCTGTATATCAATATTGGCGCCAGCGGCTTTCTCACCGGTTCGGGCGCCAATCTGCTGGCCGCCGCCCTGATCGCCGGCGCCACCGGCAGCACCGTGTTTTTCTCTGACTGGCTTTTTGCCATGTTTCCGATGATGCTTGGAATGATCCTTATCGGCTATATCCTGGCCATGAAGGTGTTTTTCCCCTTGTCGCCTGAAGAACGCCTGCCGCAGATTGAAGGCGGTATGGCCCGCCTGAGGCAGGAATACGAAAAGCTGGGCAAGCTAAAACCGGATGAAGTCAAAGCAGTGGTGATTTTTGCATTGATCCTTGGCTTCTGGTCAACCGATCGCCTGCACGGAATCAGCCCGACTGCCGTGGCTTTTGTAGGCGGAGTGGTCGCGTTGCTGCCGCGCATTGGCATCATCAGATGGAATGAAGTGGACATTCCCTGGCACCTGATGCTTTTTTCAGCCGGCGCCTATACCCTGGGTTCAGGACTGGACGTCACCGATCTGCCCAGCATCAGTGTTAACGCATTTTTCGATCACCTCGGCATCAGTGACCAAACACCATTTTGGGTCCTTTACCTGATCCTCACCGGCGTTATGATTTTCAGCGCACTTATTTTTCAGTCGAAGACCATGCGTGCCATGATCTTTATCCCCATTGCCATTGGCGTTGCCGGCAGGTTTGATTACAGCATCATCAGCCTGGCACTGCCTGTAGCCTTTATGATAGAGCATGTATATGTACTGCCCTTCAACAGTAAACCGGCCGCTTTGCTATATGAAACTGACCATTACAGCCTTTCTGACACCTTTCGTTACGGTTTTACGGTGATGGTAATCGGCTGGATCATGAACATAATAGGCGGAGAAACCTGGTTCAGATTTCTGGGAATTACGCCCGACGGTGTCTTTGGGCTTTTCTGATCTGCCTGAAAAGTAAAAATGCTTAATTTTGTTTGATGATTGAGGATCTGGTTAAAATACACGACAAGTTTTCTGTTGAAATCAAGCTGGGTTTTTATGCACGGCGCAAACAACCGGTGAGCGACTTTGCCGTGAATACCTGGATTTTTATTCCCAACAGTCTGGATATCAACCGGGGAACCTATCAGAAAGCTGATTTTTATCGCGACCTGAAATCCAACATCAGGCTGATTACTCCTTCATATCTCTTACGCGATATCGCCGACAAGGAAAAACCTCCGTTTTCTTTACTGGAAAATGCACTTCAGCAGCTGGCTTCCGACCCTTCGCGCACCCGGACCGCTGAATACGAATACCATATCAGGATGTTCGTATCCATCGTGAAAAGCTCACTGCGTGAGGAAATCCAGCATATTCTTGAAAACGGACTTGACGAAGACCTGGATTACCTGGTTGATAATTTTGACAATTGCATCAATAACATCGCAGCAAATTTCCGCAGCCTGAAAAGGATCATCAATGTACCCTCCATCAGCAGGGAACTGATGAATTATTATTTTTTCGGTGACGAGTTTCTGAGCAACCTGTTCGAACAACATGCCTTTAAACTGATCGACGGGTTGAAAAAAAAGGGACACCTCACCGGGGATATCCGGGAAAAGATAATGGCACTGATTCATGCGGAAATCAATTACAAGAAGGAGAAGGGTTATCAGGTAGTTGAAAAGGAAAGTCCCAACCGCAACCGTAACCTGGTTTTCAGGTTGAGCTTACTCAAGAAATACGCGGAAAACGAGCTTTTTCTGAATACCAATCAGCGGCGCGACGGCGTCTGGATAGAGCAGGTTTACCTGAGTATTGCAGCAGGTTTGTCGATGGTTTTTGCGACTGCGGTCGCCTTTTCATTTCAGCAGAAGTACGGGAATTTCACCATGCCGTTCTTTGTAGCGCTGGTGGTAAGTTATATGCTGAAAGACAGGATCAAGGAGCTTACCCGGTATTACTTCGCTCATAAGCTGGGCCGCAGGTTCTTCGACCACCGCACCGACATCAGCCTGAGCGAACATGAGATCGGCTGGAGCAAGGAAAGTATGGTTTTTGTTCCTGAGAGCAAAGTGCCGGGAGAAGTGCTGAAAATCCGCGACCGCTCAGCCATCCTGGAAGCCGACAACCGGAACAACCGGGAAAAAATCATCCTTTATCGCAAACTGATCCGGCTGAACCGTCAAAGCCTGGATGAATGCAGCTTA
It includes:
- a CDS encoding CYTH domain-containing protein, encoding MGKEIERKFLVKGEFRNLAHKKTRITQGYLCSVPERTVRVRTKGDHGYITIKGIGNESGASRYEWEKEISVEEVHDLLKICEPGVIDKTRYQVKAGPHTFEVDEFYGENQGLIVAEVELSSEDENFEKPGWLGEEVTGITKYYNSMLMKHPFTKW
- a CDS encoding SLC13 family permease translates to MNQEDMTKGRSEDLLDMHNYRIEKLPKREKSGFERWLALAGPLLALSAFILFAFVIKLPFLQDIDPAGLVSAEAKKAFEKLGASGFTRTNELMLAIFVAGIILWITEAIPNYLTSLIIIVSLVLSGVLTEKVAYAQLGHPVMWLNIMSFVLASMLVATGVAKRFALWFILRFGKNAGSIFMSFIVINVVLSAFISATTAKAAILLPIFMVIAAIYGAHGGSKRNNFGRSIVLQNLLYINIGASGFLTGSGANLLAAALIAGATGSTVFFSDWLFAMFPMMLGMILIGYILAMKVFFPLSPEERLPQIEGGMARLRQEYEKLGKLKPDEVKAVVIFALILGFWSTDRLHGISPTAVAFVGGVVALLPRIGIIRWNEVDIPWHLMLFSAGAYTLGSGLDVTDLPSISVNAFFDHLGISDQTPFWVLYLILTGVMIFSALIFQSKTMRAMIFIPIAIGVAGRFDYSIISLALPVAFMIEHVYVLPFNSKPAALLYETDHYSLSDTFRYGFTVMVIGWIMNIIGGETWFRFLGITPDGVFGLF